The following DNA comes from Mugil cephalus isolate CIBA_MC_2020 chromosome 6, CIBA_Mcephalus_1.1, whole genome shotgun sequence.
CAGCCATTTCCCGAGTTCTTCCATCGTTGATAGAAGTTGTTTCAACAAGTCCAGAGACTTGTTCAGTCTGTTCCATTTTTCACGTGCCACAGGATCATAAAGTAAATCTTTTAAGATTTCTTTTGCAATCCTGAAAACAGCATCAATAGCGCCGAATTCTTTTATAAGTTTGGAAAGTTTTGCGACCCAACGCAAAACCTGAGCAATGGCTTCAGCAGCTTCAGCTCCACcttcagcagcagcctctgctgcagcttctgcagctgcttctgctgcttcatctgctgctgcctccactgcctctgctgctgcctctgctgatGCCTCTGCTGCTGCGGCCGctgcctcagcagcagcagtggctgcagcctctgcagctgctgccactgctgtaACCACTACATCAATTACAACTCCTACAACTGCTCCCATGTTGACAACTTAacctgaaagaaagagataTAGTTAGGAATGCTTTATATTGTTGCATGTTTTCTTGAAGGATTCTCTTCTTCCACGGATCACTGTTTGTGCCTTGTATTTGatctgtttcactgtttttttctttcttttctggtttGTTGAAATGTCTTGGTAAAGCCTTTGTTACAACAGATGCGTTTTAGATTTGATATCAATCAACTCTCCATGCTGTGCAAGATAACCAAAGTTGGTTAAACACATCTGCCATCACCTTCATGGAGCTATTATTGTCCTTTATCACCCTATTGCTTctcattatttttctgtctttgcacagcaaAACCTTCACAGCCTAGAGACACCAAAAGTTCCACTACTCTACATATGATAATCACTGACTTCAGGATGGTGCTGAAATCATTACGATAACTTTTTTGCAACATGATTGAATTGCAATCCGGAGACACTCACAGACATGCAAAGATTTGGAACATCTGTGTAAGATGCAAGTACTCACAAGACGAATAGTGGACAGATGATGTCAGACTGAAAGGAAGCACGGAGGAAACACGGAGGCTGTCTGTATTCAAAGTGATGATGGGAACTCAGACCTGCTGTATTTATAGTTAATACAGTAAAATGAAGAATGTAGGCGACTCAAAGAACTATCTTGTCAGGCTGGTCCAGCATGACAGGTGCCATCAGCTCAAGAGAACAGATTGttctttgaaaacaaataagGAAATAATCTGTGGGTGGTTTACGGGATTTCTAAGGTCTGGCTCAGTCCAGAATACATTTTAACTGTCTTCGTTCATGCTCAAATATACCgtgagataataataattcacattGTATTGACCATTGAGGGGAAATTATGTTCCTGCTGTCTGACCCATCCGTTTGTTCACACAGGAACTGTAAATGTGTTACGTAATAACATGCAATAACAGTAATGTTGTTTtatgaaacataaaaatgttttctaaaatgtaaattttctgAAGCTTTGTAAAAGTGTTCCACAGTGTGTAATGTTGGTTTGAACCTCCCAGCCACCATATCTACGTGCCTTACCCAGCCAAAGTCAACGTGAActgtgagacagagagggagatgaTGATTACTGGCATTGCCTGTGTGACATTGTGTCATTTGAAAAGACAAAGGGGTGCCTATATTTCTGCACGTGTTGTAGACTGGAGGCCGAATTTTGCAAGAAGGAACGCACGCAAATAAACAATTTACAAACAACAGAACACCATATACATATGtacgtatatatataaatataatgcaaaaataacatataatatatgtataataatgtataatatataataatatataatataataatacaaacatACAACCATGAAATGagtacaaaacaaacactcactGTTAGCGGCCCATACAATAGGGTGCATTGACCATGTGGCGGGGAAAAAAAGTTCAGATCAGATTTACAAAATCAGCATATTTAGTCTGACATGATTGGCTGCGTGGCTACAGGAGTAAAACATTTATGTGATTTTGACAGTGTGGGAAAGCAGCAGTGACAACAAGGTTATCAGAAAAAGACTCGATTTTACAGGAATAGAAAGAATGTGTGCTTACTGAACTTTTGCTGAGGCCTGATTACACTAGCTACCCAAATTAGTTGGACGCAAAAAGCAAAATAACTGAAGTAACAGGAGCTGGATAGAAAAAGTCATCCTGGCAGTGAGAGGCAACAACATAGACCCTAAAGTCCCAGATGAAGgcaggagaaaggaagaggatcacaacaaaaagataaataaatgcaaaggcCTACCAAGGTGACTTTAAAAGTTCTGAATGTAAAGAAGATAAAACGACTTAATCAGGCAGCTACACAAAACAGGTTTAACTCGTCAAAATGACATTAACACAGATATCCTAACCTGTTTTCATAATGTTAAACCtgattaaatgaacaaaaatgaagaacaaTCTTATCAGGCTGATCCAGCATGACAGGTGCCATCAGCTCAAGAGAACAGATTGttctttgaaaacaaataagGAAATAATCTGTGGGTGGTTAACGGCATTTCTAAGGTCTGGCTTCAGTCCACAATAcgttttaactgtttaactgatacattttctaaaattgAATGAAAGTAAAACTGAGGTTGTTCTGTTTGGTTGCCCTGACCTGGTTGAGGTCCTTGCTAGCTCCCTTGCTTTTTTCAGCTTCACCTTATATGTCTTTGTTCATGCTCAAATATACCGGAACCCTTACCTTTTAACTTTTCATCTGCTTGAGAAAATAGTTCAATGACAGTTTTGCACTGAGCAGATTCCTGTGAGCATTTTCTCTGTAACTCTGAGTAGAGACATGCTTGACACTTGACATAGAGACTGTGATCAGGAATATGGAGCTGTCAACATTGTAGACACCCGTACTGGCCgcacatcaataataataattcacattGTATTGACCACTGAGGGGAAATTATGTTCCTGCTGTCTGACCCATctgtttgttcacacagtagtgtgtgcagttggagcagtgggctgcagcctcaagTAGGTGGTGCCTGGGGAGCAAATTGGAGGTTAGGCGCTTGCTCAAGGCACTGCGAACCTGGGACCCTTCAGCCCCAAACTGCAGCTCTAACCACTGCTCCACAGGTCCCTACCAGATGCCTACGTGCCTCTACATACGGTGGCTGGTAGGTGCaaaccaacacaacaaactgtgaAACACTTTTTATAAAGCTTCAGACAAATTGACGTTTcaggaaacaaatgaacaagcggcgaaacacttttacaaacaacagaacaccatatacgtgtgtgtgtgtgtgtgtgtttgtgtgtgtgtgtgtgtgtatatagcgcttgtaaatttgttttctgaaatgtataTTTGTTTCAGGAACTGTAAATGTGTTATGTAATAACATGCAATAACAgtaattttgttttctaaaattttcTGAAGCTTTGTAAGAGTGTTCCACAGTGTTCCAAACAGGTTTAACTCGTCAAAATGACATTAACACAGAGATCCTAACCTGTTTTCATAATGTTAAATCTGATTAAATGAACAAGAATGAAGAACTATCTTATCAGGCTGATCCAGCATGACAGGTGCCATCAGCTCAAGAGAACAGATTGttctttgaaaacaaataagGAAATAATCTGTGGGTGCGATAAAAACTCTGGCCTGTAGCAACCTGTTCAGATTGCTTCATTCATCTAgcccaggggtcggcaaccttcaacaatCAAAGAGCCATTTtgatccgtttcccacagaaaagaaaacactgggagccacaaaacccctctgacatctaaaatgaagataacactgcatgtatcgtttttacctctatgctaggcctatagtgtgttgcatttatgaaatgaaataactgctacagagaaaacgaaactgcatttatgtaacataacagggatttatccgtggttggcttacctggggtcgaaaagttcaaaaaacagcgggctggacctgccggcgggtttcgcacgtcggcagttgtgacgtatattttgagcgacaaaaaattaaatacattttattttaatgttaaaagatcaccatcaattcaaatttagaattatatttaaaaaactaacccactaaaataaaatacattttaattaaatactcgatagcaactagtaaatgtgctgcaatgcactgtgagagttcagtgttttttggttgtttgatgttacaaccgtgagtgtggtgtggcattcagtgtcattcagctGTTGTGTAgttctcgctcgttcactgatgagtgagtATTttccgctattctgaggcagtaagttagcgtgaaaaagtgaacggctttgatcagcgtccttgctccgcaccgctcgccacggagagccgcaacagaggaacgaaagagccgcatgcggctccggagccgcgggttgccgacacTGATCTAGCCTGACATCAACTCTGTTCATCTCATGAGAGTTTGCATCCAACAAAGATTCTGTGTTCTGTTccacttttttcctcttcagtttCTTGTGTATTTCAGCCTAAAGGTAAGGTTAATTCTTTGATTAATTCTTAGGTTGCATGTGAATTTTCTTCACAAAACTTGCTTCAGGgacctcagccatggacataATGCAGATGTGAAGCTGCTTTTCTAACCTCTGTGCCATAGTTTTGATAAAGTTTACATTGGTCGTATTCCCACCAGGTTCCTTTAGTCCACTTGAAGCGGACCTTTTCTCTGGCGCGTACCTTTTCGCAAGGCAGGCTTTACCCGAACTCCGACGCAGTGTcggcttaaagtgaaaaaacttaTAAAATACACCCTTCCTGCTCTCTGAAACATTTGTTAAGGATTCACTTCACATTCATTGTTATGGACATATACTATTTTACCAATCAAAATAGATAGTAGTAAATAGTAGTTTAAAATTTGGTATTTATATTTACTATGGGGGAATTCTTGGTCTGGGTTAAAATTAACCTGGACCATACTGTGAATGTATTAAATATAAGCAGTATGTAAGGGTTAAAACTATTTTAGTTCACTTGCAGCAGCATGTAGGCAACTAGTGAAACTGCTTTTTTCAAACTGACAAATAACTCATGCATCATGTGTTCTTTGGAGCTCTCCACACCTCCCTGTGTTTGCGATAAAAACCCTGGCCGGTATCATCCTGTTCAAATTGCTTCATTCATCTAGCCTGACATCAACTCTGTTCATCTCGTGAGAGTTTGCATCCAACAAAGATTCTGTGTTCTGTTccacttttttcctcttcagtttCTTGTGTATTTCAGCCTAAAGGTAAGGTTAATTCTTTGATTAATTCTTTGGTTGCATGTGAATTTTCTTCACAAAACTTGCTTCAGGgacctcagccatggacataATGCAGcggcttaaagtgaaaaaactttGCCAAAGATCCCACCAATAATGTTTATCCAGTGATTGAGCAGCTACGGGGCACACGTGGGTTTGTTTACAACGCTGGTCCGCTcttcaaaaaatgcaatgtgaatacaaactggaccaagtcttttttttaaaaggtccaGACCAAAGCAAGTTAACTATcggactttcctggtgtgaatagCCCATTGTATGAACTTAAATGTCTGGTGATTTAAATGGTGTGTGATTGGTAGAAGCATAATATTATTACAGCAATtagttaaaaagaaataacatacTTACCATACTTTCTTTTTGTGATGCATTCAGAAGGCTACATTCAAAAATCTCTAAATATGTAGCTATAGATGTACATACATTGTATAGATGCCATTAGTGCACCTGTTAAGATAAATGTTATTAATCAAACTTAAATCATGTGAATCGAAATGATTTCTGAATGAATCttagttggaaaaaaaactgatatgACTTTGACGGGACACAATTATAGTGGCAGTCAAGACTACAACTACTGACATTCAAATATTTGTCTTCTTAGGGTATCAGAGACCTACCATTCTGGAAATGGCTGAAATCGAGGAAGTAATTGAAGGAGTTGAAGAAGCTATTGATGGAGCCGAAGAGGGGATTGAAGAATTACCCGAAGAAATTAGAGAGGAAGTAGAAGCTGAAATAGCTGAAGCCCGGGTTGAGGTTTCACGGTTTTCCAGAGTTACAGAAACTTTAAAATCCTTCCTTGAGATGGTGACAACTAGCATACCGAAGGTAGCTAGGTTTGTTGGCAAGAATGTAGCCATCGGTGCTATCTTGTGGGGAGTAAATACTGGTCTCGACAAACTAGCACAGCATCACCAAACCACTGATGTAAAGAAGAAACGTAATGCCATTAAAGCTCTGACCACTGTGATCAAAACTGAGACTGAGTTGAGTCAGAAGGTCTTGGATTGGATGAAAGAGCACAAAGATGACACCATTGTACTTGATGGGTTTGAGATTCCTCTGGAATCAGTCATTGCAAAATACATGACTCCAATATCTGAGGTAGGTCCAACACCACTACACAGTCACATGTGACCAACACAACCACATACTATATTAACTTACCAGAATGTAATTGCACTGAACAGATTGttaagctgttttttgtttgtttcttttgtttgtctgtgtggggCACCTCAATCCAACAACAATACTAATATGAGTCCTGTTTAGTTTCCTGATGAGgtttaaagtataaataatgaataatgcagcGCTGATCAGGTGGTTGATGTCTTGTATTTTGATGTTTCAGTCTGTTGATGCAGCCTTCAAAATCGCACAGAGGCTCCAGGACAAGCTTGATGGAAAGACTGTCTTCAATGTGCCAAcaggaggagacatgaaagaCTTCCTTGTGGCTGGTGATGCGTATCTCAAAGGGTTCTCTGACCTGATCCAGTTCATCTCCACAAATGTGTCCAAGTTCCCTGTGCTTGGAACATTTCCAGTGAAACAGGCAGACGTTGACCAGCTTACGGATCAATTAAACGAAGCTAAATCCTTACCTCTGTGGTAAAGAAATCAGATGCTGTCAggtttgtttggtttctgttcAGTTATTCGGTTATTTGGtgttgcttttcatttcatttcactttttacagACATCTTTCGTATTTTTAATCAGCTCTATCTTTTCGTCTTCACTCATATTACATATCTACATATCATATTATACTATATCATATTTACATATCATCAggcaaaactaaaacacaagcTAACATGAGAACCACCATACGACAGCTGTGGCTCCATGCTTGTGTGATTATATACTCTTTTTGGTGTTTAGCCAGcatgtataaataaatctacTGTTTTAAAAGAGGTTAAGGAATtatatggtaaaaaaaaaaaaaaaaaaaaaaaaacactcttgctTCACTGAGAAATGTAGTGGCAAAGACGATCCTCCTTAAACCTTTATCTGCCACATACTTCATGTGAAGCTGCTCCACCTGCATCAACAGGAAATAGTTTAACAAAGTGAGAAGGTGTTTTGAAACAAGACCATTTTTAATCCATCTGACTCCATTTTTACAATACATTTGATAAACAAAGTGTCAGGGCGTGCCATTGGTGTGCAGTTGAGattatgtatattattaaccctggaaaatgtgttttggaaTCCACATTAATCagttctgcatttgtgtgttaatCTTTGCAACCTGAAAGAGTATATTCATGTGCACTTGTCACCAGTGGCAGACACATTAATCAAGTATACTGTATGCTTTGAAgggatataaaaataaacaaaacaaagaaaaaaaaactgagcttcGGTGCATGTCATTTCTGAGATGTTCCCTGACTGATTAAACACTTGAAACCATCCTTGGTCCATCTCATTTCATGCATTCAGTTGAATATATCAGGACCAACATTTGATGCTTGTTGTTTGACTTCCTTTCAACACTTGAGTGCACCTAATTAGATTGACTAAAGGTGTTTACAATTACTAGAGGAAGTGACATAACAATGGAAACCAGAGAGAGCAACTGCATGTACACattgaataaatacatagaaTGTTTATCAATTTATCAAATAATATATTCAGGAGAGTGAAGGGGAAATAtgttattaaacaattaagtaTAATAACTGCACTCATGGAAAGGGGGCACCACCCACGCATTTGGAATACATTGTgagaataaatcaattaatattggatcagtattaataattagtaattaatcaatCTCGTATTATCATCAGCTCTCAGTACAGGAatcatctgtttccagctcacaaggaccttcgGACAACGACTTAAgtaaaatatgtggtttatttacaaaagtgaatagtgaataataaacaagataatgaataatatagcagagtaatggaaaatgatggaTACCGAAATGCATGAGTTTTACGTGAACGAAATTGAGAACGCAAAcggaacctaatttcttaaacCTTTCATGCACGAATTATGAAAGCCTCAGTCAGGATTTTTTcccaagtgtttttatttatctttaggtataaaaagaacaaattattattgttttttttttctacaccaATTATTTAAGGAGttactgtgatgtcacatggaGTGGACATTGTGCATCTGAGGAACAGATACAGAAAACGTGTGTATTTAACaaatcaatgaaaaaaatgataaaaatcaaataatataaaataagttGTATTTGTAATGctgtttaacacatttttacatatgCTAATACTCACTATTAACTCCTCGGctcaacaaacataaaacacatgtgCTTCTACTCTCAAttgaaaactaaaatgagtgtttcagggcggctgtggctcagaggTAGAGCAGTCGCACCCTGCATGGCAGCCACCTCCATCAGTGTATGAGTATGTGTGACTGGGTGAATGAAGACTTGTagtgtaaagcacattgagtggTCAGAAGACTAGAAAGGCACTATACAAATGGTAAATACATTTACCATTTattgggaaaacaaacaaaaatcagtgCGAAATACAGCACAAATACAATAACAACTCCCATGGAGCTCCATTATTTCAATATAAATCTACTGTACTACTTTTGCACTCTCATTCACCAGCTCTTCAGGAAATAGATGTGTAAAGAATTCACTTGGTTCTGATCCACTGACATTCAATTTCCACTCCTAAAAAAGGTGGCAAGTCTGCCTCAAACTGGTTGTCCTTGGCTCTCCATTGatgtatgtttttcttctgtgcttTAGCTCTGGCAGGTGGCACATCATCAGCTCCTCCCACATTCTCAGTATCCACAGCTCCATCAGCATCCTCAGGCCCACTGTCACGGTCACTGCTAGGATTTGATATTAGTTGTTTTTCTGGCAACCCTTCATCCTCATTGTCACAACTGTCAGTTTCATCATCTTCGCTCGACTTAAATGGAATTTCCTCAACTATCCTGTAGACCTTTTTATCACGATATGCGCCTGAGCCCTACAAAATAAACATAGACACTAAATGTTACTCATATCATGTAAATAATgatgcacaacattttttttgataTAAACAAAACATTCTTACATAAATTATGATTAATTTATtctaataacataaaaacatgtatttatttaccaAATAGTGGTGGTAATAGCATGAATTGTAGTCACTGACGCACAATGTCCACTATGTTAAAGTTTGCTCTCTCCTTctaagaaacacacactgtctcGTGGTTTCACCCACTTGGGTTACAAACTTTGTTATAATAAGCGTGTAGGGTATAAACAATGCCTCGATCACGGCACTCAGGTGGTGTCACTCTAAAAACATGTTCGTGTGAGCACCGGAAACTAAACAAAGGTTCCTAACAATAGTTCCTGTTGTTACATCCTTTCTCCTTTGAGAGTTAGAGCTGTTATCTTTACATTTGGCttcaatcaacaaacaaatctcTAACAGTAACAGCGCTTATTACAACATCATAAACAGTTCTGTGTGATCATCAATCCAAATCTTCCCTCAGCAACTGATGAAAATAGCACctaacaaaactgaaaacacaataaatatcaTCTAGTATCACAGTTCGATATTACTCAACCATTAAATAATACTTGAAATGTGCAAACGATCACATCAATACCAACATATATAAACCTTAACTTTTGTGCTTGTTTACTTTCCCAGAGTGCAAAGTGCATATCAAATTATTCATCTGCAAGATACCACACAGTCCTTATACCTCCACGGCTGTACCACTGTGCGACCAGCCCTGGTTGTGACAGGAGTCTCTCTGTTATCAGTGTCTCTGGGCGTATGTCCTGCTGTGACATTGTGAGGAACAGGGACAGTCTCTGTAAGTTCTTGTCCCACAGCCAGTGGCTGACTGGGGACGCTGATCTCAATGTCAAGGGGGTCACTGAAGGTCACCCCCGGTGCACGCCTGAGGTGTCTGCGATTTCTCCTAATGACGCCTCCAGAGTGCAACTGAACCTCATAGGACCTCCTATCCACTGGCCTCAGCACCCTGCCTAGTCTTCAGGCAGTTTATGGTGTGAGTGGTTGTATCCTCACACAGTCACCCATGGCAAGCATGTCCAAGTCTCTAGCTGTCTGTTGTAGTATGTCCTCTGATCTTGCTGCTTGTTCTTCAGCTTTTGGCTGACCTGAACAACTTTTGGCCTTAGCAACGTTGCTTTCGTTGGCAACAGTGTTTTGGTACGCTGACTGAGTAGCCGCTGTGCTGGACTGCTATCCAGGCCCTGTGACGGCGTGTGGCGGTGGTCCAGAAGTGCAAGATAAGGATCTTGTCCAGCTGCTTTGGCTTTGGTGAGCagtcttttttctgtcttgacAGCTGACTCGGCTTTACCATTGCTCTGTGGGTAACCAGGTGATGAGGTCACATGCGGAAACCCTCACTGTTTGCTAAATTTTTGAAAGTCCCAGAACGCTTACTGTGGGCCGTTGTCTGAGATCACTGTATCCGGAATACCTTGGCGGGCAAAGTGAGCTTTCAGTTTCTTTATCACTGTGGTAGATTTGGTATCTGCCAGATAGTCTATTTCCCAAAGGAttgaaaaataatcaacagTGATGAGATAGTCTTTAttatcaaacacaaacaggtctGTGCCCACCTTTGCCCATGGCCTGCTTGGAACTTCATGTGACattagtgtttctttttgttgcttaTCGTCCATTGATCTGCAGATATCATACTTGGCTATATACTTTTTGATCTGGTCGTATATGCCCAGCCAGTAGACGCACTCTCTAGCTCTACGTAGGCATCCTTCAACACCCAGATGTGATGAGTGTAAGCGGCTAGTGATGTCTGATCTCAGTATGTCCGGAATGATGGCCCGCTCGCCCCGGAATACTATGCCAAATTGGTGGCTTAGTTCGCCTTGTAATGAGAAGTAAGGCCTGATTTCACTTGGTACCTGTTACTTATCCTTGGGCCACCCTTGGGTCATTGTTTCAATGAGAAGCTGCAATGTATTGTCTTTTTCTGTGGCAGACCTTATGCCATCGAGTCTGTCTGCTGAGATTGGCAAGTCTGCACCATATTGACGGTCTCTACTTCAGCTTCCGCAGGTGTGCTCTCAGGAAAATAGGCTCTGCTTAGAGTGTCGGCTAGCAGCATGTCTCTTCCAGGCACATAAATGACCTCCACGTCATATTTTTGTATGCGCAGCAGCATGCTCTGCAGCCTTTTGGGTGCACTCAGTAGGGGCTTTCGTACTATAGTTTCTAATGGCTTGTGATCGCTTTGGACAGTGATTTTATGGCCATATGTGTATTGGTGGAATTTTTCCATGCTGAAGACCATTGCTAGAAACTCTTTTTCAATTTGCGCATAGTGCCCCTCAGTTTGTGTCAGTGCCCTGCTTGCAAAAGCATCTGGCTTCCCCATCTGCACGAGTGCTGCACCCAAACCTGTGTCTGAAGCGTCACACTGTACTATCAGCTCCTCATCAGGGATATATATATTAGCATGCTATATATCATATTTCAATACTGGAGCGTTTTCTATAGTCTCTTTCAGTTTAAGGAATGCCTCCTCATGCTCTGTTGTCCATTTCCACtcactgtctttgtgtgtcaggTCTCTCAGTACCTTACACTGGTCTGAGAGGTGAGGGCATAACTTGGAACACTGCTTTTACATCTGTCGGTGAGGCAGCGGTTGCAGCAGCGGAGTGAGCAGCAGAGGcagtggaggcagcagcagcagaagcggcagaagcagaagcagcagaggctgctctgctgctgaaggtggagctggagctgctgaagcCATTGCTCAGGTTTTGCGTTGGGTCGCAAAACTTTCCAAACTTATAAAAGAATTCGGCGCTATTGATGCTGTTTTCAGGACTGCAAAAGAAAtcttaaaagatttattttatgatcC
Coding sequences within:
- the LOC125009152 gene encoding uncharacterized protein LOC125009152 gives rise to the protein MAEIEEVIEGVEEAIDGAEEGIEELPEEIREEVEAEIAEARVEVSRFSRVTETLKSFLEMVTTSIPKVARFVGKNVAIGAILWGVNTGLDKLAQHHQTTDVKKKRNAIKALTTVIKTETELSQKVLDWMKEHKDDTIVLDGFEIPLESVIAKYMTPISESVDAAFKIAQRLQDKLDGKTVFNVPTGGDMKDFLVAGDAYLKGFSDLIQFISTNVSKFPVLGTFPVKQADVDQLTDQLNEAKSLPLW
- the LOC125009149 gene encoding uncharacterized protein LOC125009149 isoform X2, which translates into the protein MGAVVGVVIDVVVTAVAAAAEAAATAAAEAAAAAAEASAEAAAEAVEAAADEAAEAAAEAAAEAAAEGGAEAAEAIAQVLRWVAKLSKLIKEFGAIDAVFRIAKEILKDLLYDPVAREKWNRLNKSLDLLKQLLSTMEELGKWLKDHQDDMVKLEGYDIPLESGILSKFMPPLSTAVATLQRLSDDVNKLNVHKEMIKDAQLTTLHRGIIRVVATFESLAKYKEEKGEKLPVLKSLPVNMSQVQEWKEELGCEDEDTLSLLQIHIYK